TCTTGGCACATAGAAGGCATCCCAGATCGTGTAGGCTTCAAATAGAGTTGGTTCCCCCGAAACCTGAGACAAAGTGGCAGCAAAGGGTTGGGATGTGGCTCTGAAGTGTTGTAAGCCTGTGCTGTTTTCCTGGTGGTGAGGGAGCAGCCTGATGGGTCATTGTTACCCCTGCACCTTTCATGAGCTTTCCTTGAAACGGCCCTTCTTTGTGCTTCTCCATGGCTTGCCAGGTGGTCGGAGGAAATGCCTCCCTCCCTAGAAAGTGAACTTTCTCCCCCAGGTTGAAGAGGAATGAGTCGTCCTCTTCCGTCCAGAATTACTTCCATCTGGATTCTCTCCAGAAGAAGCTGAAGGACCTTGAAGAGGAGAACGTTGTACTTCGATCAGAGGTGAAGTGCACTCCCTGCCCTCGTCCCCTCTGCAAGGGTGGTGGTCCCGTTTTGCATGTCCGGTGAGAATAGCAGTGATTACAGCCCCGCCATCCTCCAGGGTGATGGTCTATGAAAGAGCCATGTGGACCTGGGGTCACAGCCACACCAAGTGCCCAGAGGGCGTGCCTCATTTATGAGCTGGGCATTGCCTTCAAAGGGCAGCACATACTGTCCGGGCTGCAGCAGACAGACTGGTGAATTATGCAGCGTGAGGCTGGGTAAGAGTGGCAaacccttctccttctgggtcaGGGCCAAAGCTCCTGGAAAGCGGGGCCTTGCCGTGGTGGTCTCCAGCTCGGACGTAGAAGTGACTTGGAGGCCTGGTGTGAAAGCCTCGTTTTCACTTTACTGCAGGTCAGATGTGCCCTAATAGTACCCGAGAACTTGGAGACATATTTCTTAGACAGTTAACTTAAAAAGGTTGAACTGAGTGAGGCAGCTTGGAAACCCGTGCTTTTGAGTATTTCTGATTGGCTAGTCACTGTGGTGGGtactttgccttcattctttttttaaaaaaaatcttcacaacAAGGCTGGAAGCTGGTTACTCTGATTCTCATTTACAGTAGGGAAAACCGGGACCCAGGCTACTAAGTGTTTTGATTGCCGAAGATCTTGCAAATTAGTGAGCAACAGAGCCAGGGTTTGTAAGTCTCTGTGGCTCCAAACCCCACGTTATTTCCCTTCACCCACTACCCCATCCAGAAATACAGATGCATGCAAATTTGGTACTTTTTGTTTAATTATCAGTGAGTTTATGCTCTCTAGCCAGAGGTGTGGTACAGCCCTATCGATCAGGCCCTTGTCTGTCAAGTTTGGGCTGCATGTTCACCTAAGCTGGCCCAGGGCTCCCCAAAGTCCCTCCAGTAGGGCAGACCACCTGTCACCTCGAACTTGCCTCACATGTTGGGAAGAGCCTCATGTCTGGGCTTAACAGGATGCTCTTCTGCCTGAGGAAAGGGTCATTCGTGTCTCTTAGCCATCAACTCTTCCAGCCTCTTGTTTACCGATGGGAGACATAAGCCCAGTGCGACCAAGCTTTCTCTGCCAGGCAGTGGCTGAGCCGCGACGACAGTCCAGTTCTCCCCATTCTGAGTTCCAGCATCTGCCCCAAGTAAATGCTCTAGCCCCAGGCACACAGCAATTTGTCCCTGTGTCGGAGTCTTCCCCTAAAGCAAGCGGAGGGAATCTGATCCCAGCCACAGATTCCGGCTCCTGCATCTGGCTTTCAGGACCGTGGCATCTCTGGGGCCAGGACCTGAAGGCTCAGAGATACCTCTCTAACTGGGGCATTTTCTTGGGGCCTTCAGGTGTCTTATCTTCCCACCTTTTCAGCCAGGAGCAAAGCCATCCAGAGTCCGAGGGGTAGCTCTTGGGTCTCTGAACTTTAATGCTTTCATATTCTACCCTGTTTTTACTCAGCTGAATACAACAGGTCTAACTCCCACTCAGAAACTCAGAGGATGGTGCCCGGCACGTAGTAGGTGTGCTAAGTGTTAGCCATTCTTGTGGTGGTGATTATCCTTAGAATGCCCACGGTAGGCAGGGCTGTGTCATAGCCACTGTTTGGGTCACAAGGGGGTCCATGACTGTGAGCCAGGACAGACACACGTGAATAGACAGGTTAGCccttgctgcatcccctaggctGTCCAGGTGCGACTGTGGGATCTCTGACCTGAGCCTTGTCCACAGGCCTGCCAGCTGAAGACGGAGACCATTACCTATGAAGAAAAGGAGCAGCAGCTGGTCAACGACTGCGTGAAGGAGCTGAGTATGgcctgccccccgcccctcccgtcCCCCGCTTTTACTTTCCCCACCCGCCATCATTAAGACCAGACGGATTTGCATCCCCTGATAGAGTGTGGTCTTCCTGCCAGCCTGGGCTCAGTAGCATTTTTTCTGAAAACCAGAGGCCTCCCCTGATCTTGTGTGGCTCCCCTCACCCTCGTGTATGAGACAGCGGGTGCGGTGTTGTCAGCCATACATTCCCAGTCTCTcgcaattaattaaaattaattttaattttggctttCTGCTGGAATATTGGTTATCGAATGTCTGAGTTAGGTCCAGCATCGGAGTCCTGAGCTGAAGATGTGGAAGAACAGCCTTATAGTATCAGTAATTTGATGTGTAAACGTTGAGGCCAGAGTTCTCAGCTTTGCAAATACGATGtgcttccccccaccctctccaTTATAAGTTTACACGTTAAGACAAATGGGCAACACAGTATTCTGAGTGTCCGCAAAACACTAAGTCAATGAAACGCACCCTATGTTTAAACCTAGTCAAATGAGTTACGGCTCTGAATATGGGTTGAAAACGCCCAGGGGAATTGTGTTGTGCATGGCGATAGTTCCTTTCTAGAACAGAGTGCAGCAGGGGTGCCTGTTACTGATGGGGGTGTGTTCCTGTGTGGAACGTGCAGAATTGGCCAGAGGCGCCTTCTGTTTGCTATAGCACCTCCGGGCTGACTGCGAAAGCCTGCCCGATTTTCTCTGGGGAGGTGGCTCTGGGCAGTGGGGTGAGGACCCACACAGAGCCTGCGAGCTACAGCCGGTGGGCCGGTTCCTCCTCACGACAGACCGAGCCCATATAGGAAGATGGGGACTCTCCCTCCAAGCCATCTTCACGTGCCCTCTCCACTACTCCCCCCTGTCTTGTAATAAAGATGTTGTTTTCTTGGACAAACCACAAAGAAACCATTCTCTCTGGCTCTTGTGACTGTCGTTTCTTGGTCAAAGGGGACGCCAACGTGCAGATTGCCAGTATCTCGGAGGAACTGGCCAAGAAGACGGAAGATGCTGCCCGCCAGCAGGAGGAGATCACACACCTGCTCTCTCAAATAGTTGATTTGCAGAAGAAGGCAAAAGCTGTAAGGCTTCTGTTTCTCTGGCCGATGCAAAACTAGCTGTTCTGAGATCGAGAAGGGGCATTTACCCCAAAGACAGTGCCCTTTAGATTCATATTTTAGGAATTTGTGCCGTCCCTTTAGAGCTTTTGCTAAAGCTTAGCGGACTCAATAGCATAAAATTTGTTGCCCTGAATTGGCAAGGGGATCACATTTATCACCACTTACCTCCGAAGAAAAATCTGCAAATGAATAGAACTCTTTAAGAAAGGTAAAGGGGCTGTAAACAGAGAGTTTGGGAATTCAAAGTCTGAATGATCCCGTTTGGTATTTGTCCTTAGGGCATCTGTATATTCTGCAGTAGAACCTTGTCGCCTTTAGATTTAAGATGAAGCAGCGGAAAAACAATTAAGTTTCCCCACGTCAGGCCTTTGCTAGAAGCCTGAGGTGAAATGCTTCCAGAGAGCGGCTGTGACTGTGGAGGGGAGGGGTAAGCGATAGGGAATGAACGCCGACACAGGAAGTACGCTGCCTTCCAAActatataaaagacaaaattttacTCCAGTATAAGATAAAATCTCCCTGTGGACGTGTGATAGGATCATAACGGATCAGGGAATAAGAGGGGAAAAGTTAGACTTTTCTACGTGTCTTAAAAGAGAAGCTGATTTCCCTTTGCCACGTTCTAGTGTGCAGTGGAAAATGAAGAACTTGTCCAACACCTGGGGGCCGCCAAGGATGCCCAGCGGCAGCTCACGGCCGAGGTGAGTGGCTCTCCCTCATTTCATCAGGGCCCCGGTCCCAGATGGGGTACATCAGCCTCCCTCCAGCAGGCTGTGTGGGTCCCGTCCATCTTAACAACCATTCTGATTTTGAATTGAATGTCATTCTTACTCCTAAGGCAGCTCCCAGTTGAGCTGACGCTGGTCGTGAGCACCTGGGAGGCTGGGCTGTACACCAGCCTGGAGCCCGGCGCTCACGGGCCCCCGACAAACGTTCCAATAAGGGAAAGGACACAGAGCACGCCATGTCAGAGGAGCCCCGTTCAAAGATGTGGCAGGAAACGAGGGAGTGATGATTCGCCCTCTCGTTTGTTTTCTCTCAGTTGCTCGTTAGTGTTTTAGGAGATTTCCGAGTctgcaagtaaaagaaaaactgtgCCTTGAGGACTCTTTGGCCTCAGGACACAGGGCAGCTGGTCCCCGTGGAGGGCGGGAGCCTCTGGTAGTGATCctggtgggtgggtgggcggTACCAGGTCTCACATCCCAGCCCTCTGCTCTTTCCTGGTGTCCCGCAGCTGCGCGAGCTGGAGGACAAGTACGCCGAGTGCATGGAGATGCTCCACGAGGCCCAGGAAGAGCTCAAGAACCTCCGGAACAAGACCATGCCCAACACCACGTCCAGGCGCTACCACTCGCTGGGCCTGTTTCCCATGGTGAGTGCCCGCCTGCTGCCTGACCCCCACTTCCCACCCTCAGGCCAGCGGGTGCTCCTGGAAGGAGGGCGGGTCTGGAGCTGAGCCTCTGCAGGTGGCTTCTCCTTTTGCAGCTTGGATCTGGATCCGAGGTGAGGGCTCGCGAGCCCAGCCCGTGGCTTCTTAACCACGTGAGACGAATTGGTCCTTTATTTTCCGTCCCTCTGAATCTGTCTTTTCTACTCCTGCCCTTGGAAGATAAATTTAGTAGGAACTAGGTTTAGTAGGCACCTCAGGTATTGGGAAGGCAGTCTACATTATTTTCCCCCCGAGCTTTTTAGCGTATGTGCTATTTTGGGCTCACAAGCGCATTCGAGAATTCTTAAATTGCCTTAAGCTTCCGCTGGTTCTTTGTATGCTTATTAACCGTTCTGGTGGCTTTCGCCTGATCTGTTTCGTGTTTAAGCTTTAGGGGAATGTGGTTGAGAAGGGGGCTTTCCAGGAGGCTGACCTCTCCCTATGGGCAGCACAGGGTGGTGCCCCTCTGCTGGTCATTTCCCAGTAGTATTTGGGgaactttctcattttatcttcttctgtCAGACTAGGGCCCCTTGAAGATGGGGACCATGTCTTATttgccctttcctccttccctctctttaaTACTctgcacctagcacagtgcttggtataTTGTAGATATTAGATCTGGATGACTGGATCAACAGACTGAAAAGCAAACCACCAAGAACTTTTCAGGCTCTATTTCCATGCTTTGATGAGATACCAGTTCTCTCTGAGGAGAGAACTTTTGAGAGAAACTCCCCTAAGTGAAATAGGAGTGGAGGGCTGtataaatgtttgtgaaagtTGGTCCCTTCCAAATTGACCTTTACTTAGGGCTCTTTTTTCTTCAcagattccccctccccattgcAGACACTGTCACCCAACCCCTTGCTGTCTGAACCACTTTTTCTAAATCAtgatctccttttcttctttgatttcgtATATAAAGTCaggctctctctctccacctgatTGAAATCTAagggaaaccaaaaagaaagacaCAACGTAAATAAGTCAGCTTTCCAAAAGCAGATTGGTGATCCAGTGATTCCAAGAATCCCAGGGAAGGCAGCAAAGGACAATATATCCCCTGAATCCCCATCTAGAGCTGACTATGCTCGGCTCACAGACGGGCCCGTGTAGCTTTGTACACTCCCTGCCTCACTTTCCCTCCTTCCCGGTTTCACATCTCCTGGGGCTGTCTTGTTTCTTGCATGCCTGGGGTTCACTCTCCTGTGTTCCTGCTCTCAGGGACAGACCTGCACTTTAACGCTAAACCAGGACGTAAGAAAAGTTGAATTGAAAGTCTGCACTTGGGTTTCTTCTGGAGAGATTGATTCTCAGCGTTTATTATTTGCGGAGGTGGACCTTTTGTTTGCCCTTTTTCTGCTATTAGCAGAGCTCAGTTTTTGAAGACGGCTATTTTTAAAGTGCATTATGCATGAAAGGTATTTAAGGCAATCTAAAGCTTGCATCATGCCTGTGTCTCTGGAGCAGAACACCCGGCTCTGCCTCTCTTGCTCCCAGCCCTTCTAACGGCTGAATAAAACAGTGAGTAGCAGGTTTTGCTCGAGTATGTTCCCAGTTCTCTTGCGTTATGGCCAAGAGTTCTTAATCTGGGATCTACAGACAGGATTCAGTGGGCCCTTGAACTTCGAGGAAGGATGATATCTTATATGTTCATTAATCCCTAACTGTATTTGGTGTTTCCTTCCTTCATGAAGGTAGGTAACAAACCACAGCGATATTAGCATCCCCATGACTTTGTTATCCATCGAAATCACAGCTCTTTTCATAGCACATGTCAGTGGCCACAGATGTCCCAAGACACCACCTGTGCTAATCTCCGCTTCAGTCATTACCAGTCCTGAAACCTGATCCTGTGTGTTACTCTATCATACTTGcagttattaatattttagtaaTTAACTCAGTATATCTGGCTTCCTCTTtaatcctaattattttattcatttaagaacattattctgagaagggaTCCATGCTCATCTCCAGATGGCCCAGAGGGGATCATGGCCACAAATGTCACAGACCTTGCTTGTGACTTTCCTTCAGAACAGCAGTGTCATTAGTAGTTTGGTATCTTGTTTCTCTTAAGTGGTATGAAGGTCCTTCCCTTGTGCAGAACTTGGAATGTAAAcagtattaagaaaaataaactagtttaaaaattacaaattccAGACGAGAGCATCCCCAGTGGACTGGGGGGCCCTGGAGGTGGAAACCCTGGAGGAGGCCCCATGCGTTGTCAGCTGGGAAGCCACTGGCCACAAGTGACTATGTAAATTTAAATCACTTAAAATTAGTGCAGTTAAGAATTcagttccgggcttccctggtggcacagtggttgagagtccgcctgccgatgcaggggacacgggttcgtgccctggtccgggaagatcccacgtgccgcggagcggctgggcccgcgagccatggctgctgagcctgcgcgtccggagcctgtgctccgcaacgagagaggccacaacagtgagaggcccgcgtaccgccaaaaaaaaagaactcagttcctcagtcacactggtCACATTTCAAGCGCTCAGTAGCCACCTGTGGCCAGTGTCTCCCATACTGGACGGTGCAGAAAGAGAACATTCCCGTCACCGCAGGAAGTTCTGTTGTTCGGCACGAATTTAGCCCTTCTCTTCAGGTTCTCCTAGGTGGTGTCCTCCTCTGAGGCCTCAGCAGGTGCTTTTTTGCACACCCTGGTCCTGTCGGCATCCACCTGCGTGAGCATGAGGGATGGTTTGTCAGGCCCCACTTCACCCAGTGAGGCCTGGTGGGCGGTTCAGGGAGAGGGGTACTCAGCAGGCCCCTCCGTTGCTGAGTCTGAGCTTGGGGCTTGGCCCGTGCAGGAGGTGAGAAGTCCTCAATGACTGGTCTTCCCCAGACCCACAAATTCACAACCTGGCTAGAGAAAGACGCAAGTGGAGTGTTCAGAGAACTGGCAAGGTCTTCATGTGTTTGCTGTCTccttggggaggagaggaaggattcCTGGCGGAAGTGAGATGTGAGCCGGTTGTTAAAGGTGGGTGGGCCGCAGATGGTTGGCGGGCACGGGAGCTTTCCCTGCCGGAGGCCGGGGATCACAAGAGCAGAGCCCAAATGACAGCACCCATCCCTCTGGTCCTCCCCCGCAAGCTCTCTGCCTCTTCTTGTGGTCACTGCCACAGCTCCATGGTTTAGCCCAGGGAACATAGGGTTTGCTATCAGACCCTCAGTTCATAGAAGCCAAGGGGCTTTACACTCAGCTCCATGGGGCTCGCTCAGCCCGGCATTCTGCCCATGGCAGATGCTGTCACCCTGTGTTCCGAGGCCTCGGTTTATGCTGTGTCCAGGCTGTCTTCGCGCCTCTTCTAAAGACAGAGCACTTGAATTGCTGCTCACTCACTGTGTGTCTCCCGGCTTTTCCCAGGACTCCTTGGCGGCGGAGATCGAGGGAACCATGCGCAAGGAGCTGCAGCTGGAAGAGCCCGAGTCGCCAGACATCGCGTACGGCCTTGGTTCTCAGCTCCGAGGGACTGTGGGGTGGGCCTCAGATGCCAGCAGTGATCGCTGTGATCCTTCCGCAGACAGTCTAGACTAAGGGAAATTAGAGAATGCTGCTGACAGCCCCCGTCCTCCTCTGGTtgggttttaaatatatattatgaacTTGCAGAAAGTTAAGGAAGGACAGATGTACTTCCCATCTCTCTTCACACAGGCTCCATCTTGACACCACCgctcatttttatctttcttttcggtggaaaatgttacttaaaaaaattttgacgtctgtcaggaaaagaaaaataagatgcaATCTGAGATACAGAGGGCTCTTCGGGGGATGGGGTGTGAGCAAGGCTTCCGTTTCCTTTCTGCATACATACCGGCCTGTGCCATCTCTCTTCCTAACTTAAGACCTTGCACTTGGCCTGCTCAGAGGTGTAAGGAACCTGTGGATCTGATTTCATCAAGTTTTCTCTGTACCCAAATCCCATAGACAGAACTTAAACGGGATCCTGGAAGTGACCAGTCCCTAAGCCTTGGTGCATACGCGAAACCCTTTGCAGCCCAGAAAGAAGCAGCCACTATAGAAACATACCTACCTTTTTCTCCTTAAAAGAGAACAAATGAGCATCAAAGTGTGGTTCTGCTCTTAGAAATGGCAGTTtccaggaaataaaaaaagactaaTTTGGTGTTTATCATCTCATTATAGAAGTTTTTAAGACTAACTTtaagtcttactttttttttaatatgaatggtCAACAAAGACTCATTCTGCAAAAATTTATTGAGCCCTGTTATGTGTTGAGCAGTGAACACTGCCCTCCTGGAATTTGCTTTCTAGAGACTATCATGAGAGAAGAAAACTAGGTGGGAGACAAAAGTTACCATTAAATATatttgtaggggcttccctggtggcgcagtggttgagagtccgcctgccaatgcaggggacgcgggttcgtgccccggtctgggaagatcccacgtgccgcggagcggctgggcctgtgagtcatggccactgagcctgtgctccggtaGGAAGCAGTGTCAACTTTAGGACACAACCATGTAGTGGAGCCCTGAATTCTGTGGGTATTGAGTCTCTTGAATTCCAACCAACACCCTAAGAAACACGTGAAAGGCACAGGGTGTCGGGTTGCTTGGGGGTCACAGTGGGCCAGCTGCCTATTGGCTTCCCAGTGGATAGTGTTTGGAGGGTTGAACTCCAGGGTCATTCCTGCATTTGCTTAGTCATGGATGATGTTGTGCCTTCTCCCCAGTCACCAGAAGCGAGTCTTTGAGACCGTAAGAAACATCAACCAGGTCGTCAAGCAGAGGTCTCTGACCCCGTCCCCCATGAACATCCCTGGCTCCAACCAGTCCTCGGCCATGAACTCCCTCCTGTCCAGCTGTGTCAGCACCCCCCGGTCCAGCTTCTATGGCAGCGATGTCAGCAATGTCGTCCTTGACAACAAGACCAACAGCATCATCCTGGAAGCAGAGTCAGCAGACCTGGGGTGAGCCAGCCAGGGTCTTTTATCTTTCTGCTTTGGGGACAGGTAGGGGGGATTGAACACAGGTTCGGTAATCAGAAGAAGGGGGGCTGATAAGAGTTGCCTGAAAAGTGTAGACCTTTCAGTTCTCAAATCTGTGATCCAGCCGGCTCAGCTTATGCTTATCTTGATGCTGCCGTGTTAACCAGTTTAAAGAGTTATAACAGGATGCACTGGAAGTCGGCTTTTCTGTAAAATGttggaggagaggagaaatgacaatttttttctgttaacctTTATCTGTTAGGTTACAGACCAGACATTTGTTTCATGAACCCCTTTGTAGCTTGGATTCTGAAAGGCTGAGGAGGACTCAGGCTGGCTCTTGTGAGCAGAATCTGGTTCGCTTCAGGAGGTGGGGTGCAGGGTGTCTGGCAAGTGCCCGCCACACTATGCATTACTGGGATGGGTCCTCTTCAGTGGTGGTCTGTCCCTCTCAGCCTGAAGTTCTGCAGGACCCCAGCACCACCGCCATTTCATTGTCCATCCTTTTCCTATGACTTCACAAAATTGGCTTTTCTGACTGATGGGTCAGACAGTTGGAAACTGCTCTATCAGAACTTTGGGTTTTTCTGgactttatcatttttcttattgaagtatagttgctgtacaatattatgtcaGTTACAggtaggtgtacaacatagtgattcacaatttttaaaggttatagccCACTTagagttattatagaatattggttATCAGCCTGAAGAAGGTTTCTTCCTAAGGCATCATGAGGGAGATGTTTTGTAGGGGTTGGATTTTATGTAGTGTGTGCAAATTTGCAATGCACCTTAgtgctccctcctcacctccctgaggaaaaaaagaaccaacAGAGGGAATTGTTATTCTGGACAGGCATTTGTTTCCCCATTTTAGCCTAAATTTCGactgccttggtttccttaaaAGATCCAGCTGCCACCTGGAAACTAGCAGTAAGGCCGTTGTTGTCTAGCGCCCCCTGCTGGGTGCTCCGCGCTCACCCCCCCGTTTCCCCTCCTTCCAGAAACGAGGAGCGGAGCAAGAAGCCGGGCACGCCGGGCACCCCGGGCTCCCACGACCTGGAGACGGCGCTGCGGCGGCTGTCCCTCCGCCGGGAGAACTACCTCTCGGAGAGGAGGTTCTTCGAGGAGGAGCAGGAGCGGAAGCTCAGGGAGCTGGCGGAGAAGGGCGAGCTGCTCAGCGGCTCCCTGACGCCCACCGAGAGCATCATGTCCCTGGGCACGCACTCGCGCTTCTCGGAGTTCACCGGCTTCTCTGGCATGTCGTTCAGCAGCCGCTCCTACCTGCCCGAGAAGCTGCAGATCGTCAAGCCGCTGGAAGGTGATCACAAGGGGCCTCGgcccctctctgccctcctcaGCGACTCTCTGTGGTCCCTGATCCACCACCGGAAAGCTGGCAACCTCTGTAACGCCTACTCCTTTTTCTTCCGAGATAGCCACCCGCGCTGCTGGTTTGAGTTCCTCTGAGTGCCCAGGCCTCCACCTCTCCCGGTGCAGGTTTGGAAATGCACACACAGGCAGCCCAGACTAACCTCCAActcagccaaagaaaagaaaacgtgtTGGCGCCGGTTTTCCTAGTTCTCTTTCTCTTGCATTTAGGACCTTAGAAGTACAAATCTTTTGGGGAGGCAGAGGCGCTCCTAACATCCTCAGAGGTTAATCAGGACATGCCTGGAGGTGTGAGAAGTGTAGCCAATTGATACTTTGACTTCTCAAAAAATTTGGTGTCAGGGAGGGGGTGTGCAAAGCAAACGCTGTAAGTTGTTTTTTTCCAATAACCAGGTGAACGCGGTTTGCTATTTGTTGACTCACATGTTCCGCTTTGGTCTTCAAATAAAGAGGGTGTGGCTTTCCGCAGATGCAGTGTTCTGAGCAAGGCTTGTAGACCTCCACAATTTGGGGGCCGGGAAGGGGGTGGCTGTGGGGGCGAGTGAGTCCTG
This genomic interval from Lagenorhynchus albirostris chromosome 10, mLagAlb1.1, whole genome shotgun sequence contains the following:
- the TRAK1 gene encoding trafficking kinesin-binding protein 1 isoform X9; the protein is MALVFQFEQPVRAQPLPRLCPGRLIRTSSRDVCNSTDLPEVEIISLLEEQLPHYKLRADTIYGYDHDDWLHTPLISPDANIDLTTEQIEETLKYFLLCAERVGQMTKTYNDIDSVTRLLEEKERDLELAARIGQSLLKKNKTLTERNELLEEQVEHIREEVSQLRHELSMKDELLQFYTSAAEESEPESVCSTPLKRNESSSSVQNYFHLDSLQKKLKDLEEENVVLRSEACQLKTETITYEEKEQQLVNDCVKELRDANVQIASISEELAKKTEDAARQQEEITHLLSQIVDLQKKAKACAVENEELVQHLGAAKDAQRQLTAELRELEDKYAECMEMLHEAQEELKNLRNKTMPNTTSRRYHSLGLFPMDSLAAEIEGTMRKELQLEEPESPDIAHQKRVFETVRNINQVVKQRSLTPSPMNIPGSNQSSAMNSLLSSCVSTPRSSFYGSDVSNVVLDNKTNSIILEAESADLGNEERSKKPGTPGTPGSHDLETALRRLSLRRENYLSERRFFEEEQERKLRELAEKGELLSGSLTPTESIMSLGTHSRFSEFTGFSGMSFSSRSYLPEKLQIVKPLEGSATLHHWQQLAQPHLGGILDPRPGVVTKGFRTLDVDLDEVYCLNDFEEDDTAHHPGKCMSQTNSTFTFTTCRILHPSDELTRVTPRSCEEDDEAAPGPVELRADVGQRVSPRARQGP
- the TRAK1 gene encoding trafficking kinesin-binding protein 1 isoform X12, which translates into the protein MALVFQFEQPVRAQPLPRLCPGRLIRTSSRDVCNSTDLPEVEIISLLEEQLPHYKLRADTIYGYDHDDWLHTPLISPDANIDLTTEQIEETLKYFLLCAERVGQMTKTYNDIDSVTRLLEEKERDLELAARIGQSLLKKNKTLTERNELLEEQVEHIREEVSQLRHELSMKDELLQFYTSAAEESEPESVCSTPLKRNESSSSVQNYFHLDSLQKKLKDLEEENVVLRSEACQLKTETITYEEKEQQLVNDCVKELRDANVQIASISEELAKKTEDAARQQEEITHLLSQIVDLQKKAKACAVENEELVQHLGAAKDAQRQLTAELRELEDKYAECMEMLHEAQEELKNLRNKTMPNTTSRRYHSLGLFPMDSLAAEIEGTMRKELQLEEPESPDIAHQKRVFETVRNINQVVKQRSLTPSPMNIPGSNQSSAMNSLLSSCVSTPRSSFYGSDVSNVVLDNKTNSIILEAESADLGNEERSKKPGTPGTPGSHDLETALRRLSLRRENYLSERRFFEEEQERKLRELAEKGELLSGSLTPTESIMSLGTHSRFSEFTGFSGMSFSSRSYLPEKLQIVKPLEGSATLHHWQQLAQPHLGGILDPRPGVVTKGFRTLDVDLDEVYCLNDFEEDDTANPSQQLGGEAHRRTVETTEESQW
- the TRAK1 gene encoding trafficking kinesin-binding protein 1 isoform X8, translating into MALVFQFEQPVRAQPLPRLCPGRLIRTSSRDVCNSTDLPEVEIISLLEEQLPHYKLRADTIYGYDHDDWLHTPLISPDANIDLTTEQIEETLKYFLLCAERVGQMTKTYNDIDSVTRLLEEKERDLELAARIGQSLLKKNKTLTERNELLEEQVEHIREEVSQLRHELSMKDELLQFYTSAAEESEPESVCSTPLKRNESSSSVQNYFHLDSLQKKLKDLEEENVVLRSEACQLKTETITYEEKEQQLVNDCVKELRDANVQIASISEELAKKTEDAARQQEEITHLLSQIVDLQKKAKACAVENEELVQHLGAAKDAQRQLTAELRELEDKYAECMEMLHEAQEELKNLRNKTMPNTTSRRYHSLGLFPMDSLAAEIEGTMRKELQLEEPESPDIAHQKRVFETVRNINQVVKQRSLTPSPMNIPGSNQSSAMNSLLSSCVSTPRSSFYGSDVSNVVLDNKTNSIILEAESADLGNEERSKKPGTPGTPGSHDLETALRRLSLRRENYLSERRFFEEEQERKLRELAEKGELLSGSLTPTESIMSLGTHSRFSEFTGFSGMSFSSRSYLPEKLQIVKPLEGSATLHHWQQLAQPHLGGILDPRPGVVTKGFRTLDVDLDEVYCLNDFEEDDTGDHISLPGLATSTPVQHPETSAHHPGKCMSQTNSTFTFTTCRILHPSDELTRVTPRSCEEDDEAAPGPVELRADVGQRVSPRARQGP
- the TRAK1 gene encoding trafficking kinesin-binding protein 1 isoform X7, giving the protein MALVFQFEQPVRAQPLPRLCPGRLIRTSSRDVCNSTDLPEVEIISLLEEQLPHYKLRADTIYGYDHDDWLHTPLISPDANIDLTTEQIEETLKYFLLCAERVGQMTKTYNDIDSVTRLLEEKERDLELAARIGQSLLKKNKTLTERNELLEEQVEHIREEVSQLRHELSMKDELLQFYTSAAEESEPESVCSTPLKRNESSSSVQNYFHLDSLQKKLKDLEEENVVLRSEACQLKTETITYEEKEQQLVNDCVKELRDANVQIASISEELAKKTEDAARQQEEITHLLSQIVDLQKKAKACAVENEELVQHLGAAKDAQRQLTAELRELEDKYAECMEMLHEAQEELKNLRNKTMPNTTSRRYHSLGLFPMDSLAAEIEGTMRKELQLEEPESPDIAHQKRVFETVRNINQVVKQRSLTPSPMNIPGSNQSSAMNSLLSSCVSTPRSSFYGSDVSNVVLDNKTNSIILEAESADLGNEERSKKPGTPGTPGSHDLETALRRLSLRRENYLSERRFFEEEQERKLRELAEKGELLSGSLTPTESIMSLGTHSRFSEFTGFSGMSFSSRSYLPEKLQIVKPLEGSATLHHWQQLAQPHLGGILDPRPGVVTKGFRTLDVDLDEVYCLNDFEEDDTGDHISLPGLATSTPVQHPETSGERSRARVTVSGSRSNPSRPQAFPEEMQEPPAAEEEEGSDFLDPLAAWAEGRDPEKDELTQCRHPHDIPKPPDLRRGRSSL
- the TRAK1 gene encoding trafficking kinesin-binding protein 1 isoform X10, producing MALVFQFEQPVRAQPLPRLCPGRLIRTSSRDVCNSTDLPEVEIISLLEEQLPHYKLRADTIYGYDHDDWLHTPLISPDANIDLTTEQIEETLKYFLLCAERVGQMTKTYNDIDSVTRLLEEKERDLELAARIGQSLLKKNKTLTERNELLEEQVEHIREEVSQLRHELSMKDELLQFYTSAAEESEPESVCSTPLKRNESSSSVQNYFHLDSLQKKLKDLEEENVVLRSEACQLKTETITYEEKEQQLVNDCVKELRDANVQIASISEELAKKTEDAARQQEEITHLLSQIVDLQKKAKACAVENEELVQHLGAAKDAQRQLTAELRELEDKYAECMEMLHEAQEELKNLRNKTMPNTTSRRYHSLGLFPMDSLAAEIEGTMRKELQLEEPESPDIAHQKRVFETVRNINQVVKQRSLTPSPMNIPGSNQSSAMNSLLSSCVSTPRSSFYGSDVSNVVLDNKTNSIILEAESADLGNEERSKKPGTPGTPGSHDLETALRRLSLRRENYLSERRFFEEEQERKLRELAEKGELLSGSLTPTESIMSLGTHSRFSEFTGFSGMSFSSRSYLPEKLQIVKPLEGSATLHHWQQLAQPHLGGILDPRPGVVTKGFRTLDVDLDEVYCLNDFEEDDTGDHISLPGLATSTPVQHPETSANPSQQLGGEAHRRTVETTEESQW